A genomic segment from Nodularia sphaerocarpa UHCC 0038 encodes:
- a CDS encoding chloride channel protein has protein sequence MAISSLSQRFRLWLQPRKGLAIAEACIIGIVAALSAVFLKVGSGWLGTWRVQTSQILPAWLILPAIGLSFGFIAGWLVNRFAPEASGSGIPQVKATLANVPITLSWRVAIVKLISAIITLGAGMALGRQGPTVHVGAGLAAGMSRWVPTSPDHRRQMIAAGAGAGLAAAFNAPIAGVLFIVEELLQDLSGLTLGTAIIASFIGGVVSRLLGGGSLQLNLELMQYSSKFSLPEIPFFLLLGILAGFLGALFNRGLIASIKIYQTLHLSLPLKMALAGCVSGLVVAMLPESFRDYAGLREFMIISEANVSFAAIAFLSQFILTLIAFGSGAPGGLFAPSLILGSCLGHLIGVSSSYILAVDSPTTYALAGMGGFFSAVSKVPITAIVIVFEMTTDFNLVLPLMIVSVAAYLVSDKVMPGSLYDKLLQLKGITITKAVSPEGILTKLTANDVMQHRVETLDADMTLEEAMQVFSLSHHRGFPVVENGKLIGIITQSDFVTKRDSDSYILENRQSPKDVSLREIMIHSPITVKPKHHLSNVLYLLDRYQISRLPVVEGRKLVGIITRADIIRAQAEHLNYGNVTPKSQPEPSYVVYQTRSPNIGRGRLLVPVANPETAAILLQMAAAIARDRHYEIECVQIILVSRQSSPSETAVRTAKSRRLLRQAEVLAKKWKIPLHTQIRVAHDPAEAILETINERHINLILMGWKGETSTPGRIFGNVVDTIIRQATCDVMLVKLGNTPHSPFPTPQFNRWLVTMAGGPNVRVAIKLLPALATLGNNPYIRLTQVFKPSQLKPDMTVLEQAIRILMRRRKLSSNVVAIPVQADSVAEGIINLVKTEGYDVVVLGASREGLLQQAVQGNIPEAIASGVDCTVILVRGAISS, from the coding sequence GAAGCTTCAGGTAGCGGTATTCCTCAAGTTAAAGCCACCCTTGCTAATGTGCCAATTACGTTATCCTGGCGAGTCGCAATTGTCAAGTTAATCAGTGCCATTATCACCCTCGGTGCAGGGATGGCTTTGGGGCGACAAGGCCCCACCGTTCATGTTGGGGCGGGTTTAGCAGCAGGAATGAGTCGCTGGGTTCCCACTTCCCCAGATCATCGACGACAGATGATTGCGGCTGGTGCTGGCGCTGGTTTGGCGGCTGCTTTCAATGCCCCCATAGCCGGTGTATTGTTTATTGTAGAGGAGTTACTTCAGGATTTATCAGGGCTGACTTTAGGAACCGCCATTATCGCTTCCTTTATTGGTGGTGTAGTCTCCCGACTGTTGGGTGGTGGAAGTTTGCAACTAAATCTGGAATTGATGCAATACTCTAGTAAATTCAGCTTACCAGAAATTCCCTTTTTTCTGTTGTTGGGGATTTTAGCAGGGTTTCTGGGTGCATTATTTAATCGTGGTTTAATCGCCAGTATCAAAATTTATCAAACTTTGCATCTTAGCTTACCGCTAAAAATGGCTTTAGCTGGATGCGTTTCGGGTTTAGTTGTGGCGATGCTTCCTGAATCTTTCCGTGATTATGCGGGTTTACGGGAGTTCATGATTATCAGTGAAGCTAATGTATCTTTCGCGGCGATCGCCTTTTTATCTCAATTTATTCTCACCCTGATCGCCTTTGGTTCCGGTGCGCCTGGGGGGTTATTTGCGCCGAGTCTGATTTTGGGTTCTTGTTTAGGACACCTGATTGGTGTATCTTCCTCTTATATTTTAGCAGTGGATTCTCCCACAACTTACGCTTTAGCAGGGATGGGAGGTTTTTTTAGTGCCGTTTCTAAAGTACCAATCACAGCCATTGTGATTGTATTTGAAATGACTACAGATTTCAATTTGGTACTACCTTTGATGATTGTATCTGTAGCCGCTTACTTGGTTTCCGACAAAGTAATGCCGGGATCGCTATATGACAAACTATTACAGCTAAAAGGCATCACAATTACTAAAGCAGTTTCCCCCGAAGGAATATTAACAAAGTTAACAGCCAACGATGTCATGCAGCACCGAGTAGAAACTCTGGACGCAGATATGACATTAGAAGAAGCAATGCAAGTATTTTCTCTTTCCCATCATCGTGGCTTTCCGGTGGTAGAGAACGGCAAACTCATCGGGATTATCACACAATCGGATTTTGTCACCAAACGGGATAGTGATTCATACATCCTGGAAAATAGGCAGTCACCAAAGGATGTCTCATTAAGGGAGATTATGATCCACTCCCCCATAACTGTCAAACCCAAGCATCACCTCAGTAATGTTTTGTATTTGCTAGATCGCTATCAAATTAGCCGTTTACCAGTAGTAGAAGGGCGGAAATTAGTGGGGATTATTACCCGTGCAGACATCATCCGCGCCCAAGCCGAACATTTGAATTATGGCAACGTTACCCCAAAATCACAGCCGGAACCTTCCTATGTCGTTTATCAAACGCGATCGCCTAATATTGGCAGAGGTCGATTATTAGTACCAGTAGCGAATCCCGAAACCGCCGCCATTCTCTTACAAATGGCCGCTGCTATTGCGCGCGATCGCCATTATGAAATCGAGTGTGTGCAAATAATATTAGTATCACGTCAGAGTTCGCCATCAGAAACAGCAGTCAGAACCGCCAAAAGTCGCCGCTTACTACGACAAGCCGAAGTTTTGGCTAAAAAGTGGAAAATTCCCTTACACACCCAAATTAGAGTCGCCCACGACCCAGCCGAGGCAATATTAGAAACTATCAACGAACGACACATAAACCTGATTTTAATGGGCTGGAAAGGTGAAACCTCTACCCCTGGTCGGATTTTTGGCAATGTTGTAGACACCATCATTCGCCAAGCTACCTGCGACGTAATGCTAGTCAAACTGGGTAATACTCCCCATTCCCCATTCCCCACTCCCCAATTCAACCGTTGGCTAGTAACAATGGCTGGCGGTCCTAATGTCAGAGTAGCGATTAAATTATTACCTGCTTTAGCGACATTGGGGAATAATCCATACATTCGGCTGACGCAGGTGTTTAAACCATCTCAATTAAAACCAGACATGACAGTTTTAGAACAAGCTATCCGCATTCTCATGCGTCGCCGCAAATTATCCAGCAATGTAGTTGCTATCCCAGTCCAAGCTGATTCAGTTGCAGAAGGAATAATTAACTTAGTGAAAACCGAAGGTTATGATGTAGTAGTTTTAGGGGCTTCTCGTGAAGGATTATTACAGCAAGCAGTTCAAGGTAATATTCCTGAAGCGATCGCCTCTGGCGTTGACTGTACAGTAATTTTAGTCAGAGGCGCGATTAGTAGTTGA
- a CDS encoding glycosyltransferase: MNQIGMSVFAVLAVFIVVQTVCALAFTSSLRLPKSQIIQDEDELLPKAVIILALRGADPFLGDCIRALLDQNYPQYDLHIVVDSQKDPAWDVVNKTIQQTGATHFQVSPLIVRHNTCGLKCSALVQAICALDDSYQVVAFIDADVIAHPNWLRELVVPLADKRIGASTGNRWYVPPSEQWGSLVRYVYNTASVVSMYLHKYPWGGSMAMKLSNLRKAQLLDIWMQSLCDDAPVHKALHKIGLKVKFVPTVIMVNREDCDLGQCLRFIQRQLFMPKLYHPKWMLFFVQVFVPSLALAIAIGLMLISLIRGDFVAASVFGGGFFGYILVMALLITLLEQGVQQLLWEYNKPMKGFSFQFLVKLLLAVPLAQLISTLATASIIVKRNIQWRGIVYQVKHPFDIRLIEYKPYQKSLQPLDSKASIG, from the coding sequence ATGAACCAGATAGGGATGTCTGTTTTTGCAGTTTTGGCAGTTTTTATAGTTGTTCAGACTGTTTGTGCGCTGGCTTTTACATCATCACTGCGGTTGCCAAAATCGCAGATTATCCAAGATGAGGATGAGTTGTTACCCAAGGCGGTGATTATTCTTGCTTTGCGAGGTGCTGATCCATTTTTAGGTGACTGTATCCGCGCCCTACTAGACCAAAATTATCCACAGTACGACTTGCACATTGTCGTTGATAGTCAGAAAGATCCGGCTTGGGATGTGGTCAACAAAACCATCCAGCAAACAGGAGCAACGCACTTCCAAGTCAGTCCTTTAATTGTGCGCCACAATACCTGTGGTCTCAAATGCAGTGCTTTAGTGCAAGCCATCTGTGCATTAGACGATTCTTATCAGGTAGTGGCTTTCATCGATGCTGATGTTATTGCCCATCCAAACTGGTTACGTGAATTAGTTGTACCCTTAGCGGACAAGCGTATTGGAGCCAGCACAGGAAATCGTTGGTATGTGCCGCCAAGTGAACAATGGGGTTCGCTGGTGCGATATGTATATAACACGGCATCCGTTGTTTCTATGTATCTCCACAAATACCCTTGGGGCGGCTCAATGGCAATGAAACTCTCTAACTTGCGAAAAGCCCAACTTTTAGATATATGGATGCAAAGCCTTTGCGATGATGCACCAGTCCACAAAGCTCTGCACAAGATTGGCTTAAAAGTAAAATTTGTGCCGACTGTGATCATGGTTAATCGCGAGGATTGTGATTTAGGGCAATGCTTGCGTTTCATTCAACGGCAATTATTTATGCCAAAGCTGTATCACCCTAAGTGGATGCTGTTCTTCGTCCAGGTATTCGTACCCTCATTAGCTCTGGCGATCGCAATAGGACTAATGCTAATTTCCCTAATTAGAGGTGATTTTGTCGCAGCATCTGTGTTTGGAGGCGGATTCTTCGGCTATATCCTGGTAATGGCTTTGCTGATTACACTCTTGGAACAAGGAGTTCAGCAGCTGCTTTGGGAGTACAACAAACCTATGAAGGGTTTTTCGTTTCAATTTCTAGTGAAACTTTTGCTGGCGGTTCCGTTGGCACAATTAATTTCTACGCTGGCAACAGCATCAATTATAGTCAAGCGAAATATTCAGTGGCGTGGCATTGTTTATCAAGTTAAACATCCTTTTGATATTCGATTAATTGAATACAAACCTTATCAAAAGTCGCTGCAACCACTTGATAGTAAAGCTTCAATTGGCTAA
- a CDS encoding SDR family NAD(P)-dependent oxidoreductase yields MTSLKGKTVLLTGASRGLGVYIARNLAKEQATIVGVSRSKLSLDKVSDQIKAVGGKWISIPFDMTNVGELSNLATQIHEIAGPVDILINNAGVEMYRNFVDYSLAEIQSILTTNLVAAVEITRLLLPSMLERRSGHIVNIASVAGKKGIAYNSIYSASKAGLILWSDAIRQELAGTDVNISAICPGYISKVGMTVKTRVPVPQLAGISTPSDAANAVIKSIKYNRAEVIVNESPLTEALTKLMFAIGQLYPEIVDTIYRLIGVVKLNQIRAETWNSMEILPNQLKKQYTSAVSIDN; encoded by the coding sequence ATGACATCTCTTAAAGGTAAGACAGTTCTTCTCACAGGTGCATCACGTGGGCTAGGGGTATATATTGCGCGGAATTTGGCAAAAGAGCAAGCAACTATAGTCGGCGTTTCTCGTTCAAAATTAAGTCTAGATAAAGTAAGTGATCAAATCAAAGCCGTTGGTGGTAAATGGATCAGTATTCCCTTTGACATGACAAATGTGGGAGAACTTTCAAATCTAGCGACGCAAATCCATGAAATTGCCGGACCAGTTGACATTTTAATTAATAATGCTGGCGTAGAAATGTATCGTAATTTTGTAGATTATTCCCTAGCAGAAATACAGTCAATATTGACAACTAATCTGGTTGCTGCTGTGGAAATCACTCGTTTATTACTACCAAGTATGTTGGAACGGCGTAGTGGACACATTGTGAATATTGCTTCTGTAGCTGGAAAAAAGGGAATTGCTTACAACAGCATTTATTCTGCGAGTAAAGCTGGTTTGATTCTGTGGAGTGATGCTATCCGACAAGAATTGGCTGGGACTGATGTAAATATCTCGGCAATTTGTCCAGGATATATCAGTAAAGTTGGGATGACTGTTAAGACTCGTGTACCAGTACCCCAGCTAGCGGGTATATCCACACCAAGCGATGCAGCGAATGCAGTCATTAAATCTATTAAATACAATCGAGCCGAGGTAATAGTTAATGAAAGTCCGCTCACTGAAGCTCTGACTAAACTAATGTTTGCCATTGGACAACTTTATCCAGAAATTGTAGATACAATTTATCGCCTGATTGGCGTGGTCAAATTGAACCAAATTCGGGCAGAAACTTGGAACAGTATGGAAATACTGCCTAACCAACTAAAAAAACAGTATACAAGTGCGGTGTCAATTGACAACTGA
- a CDS encoding DMT family transporter: protein MIHISQLPWLLVAVSAFCNCIGNILLKQSRLGINHANFLITIVSPWFIAALISYCTGLLLLAKALDQLPLSMVIPASQGIGFILVILLSYWLFNETLTLNQLIAISFIFAGVVVMTR, encoded by the coding sequence ATGATTCATATTTCACAACTACCTTGGTTATTAGTTGCTGTATCTGCATTTTGTAATTGCATTGGTAATATTCTACTCAAGCAGTCACGTTTAGGGATAAATCATGCCAATTTCCTTATAACCATAGTTTCTCCCTGGTTTATTGCTGCGCTCATTTCTTACTGTACAGGGTTGCTCTTATTGGCAAAAGCACTTGATCAACTTCCGCTTTCTATGGTAATTCCCGCTTCCCAGGGAATTGGATTCATTTTGGTGATTCTTTTGTCCTACTGGTTATTTAATGAAACTTTGACATTAAACCAGTTAATTGCCATAAGTTTCATTTTTGCGGGAGTCGTGGTGATGACACGTTGA
- a CDS encoding serine/threonine-protein kinase produces MICCLNPDCPNPLNPDNQKLCQTCSTPLVPLLRNRFRVIRVLSDEGGFGRTYLSEDTDKLNERCVIKQLAPKFQGTWSQNKAVELFAEEAKRLQELGEHPQIPTLLAYFEQDNCLYLVQQFVNGQNLLNELQRRKVYRPGEMQAILLHLLPVVKFIHDRGVIHRDIKPENIIRRHGDGRLSLIDFGSSKQFTARVHKTIGTSIGSHGYSPLEQIRDGKAYPASDLFGLGATCFHLLTGISPFQLWMEYGYGWVTNWRQYLRSPLSTELDYVLDRLLKKDIQQRYQSADEVIRDLTPKQPLALPPASKSFGKLPVTQISSLPVKYTLLKNLVLVSALILLFGIDDSWYQQYRRVQTVLLSELSQHQKIPGGSVANQSPSLTLKNISLAKTLQGHEHLVLSVAISPDSQILASSGDDRLIKVWNLATGKEIATLKSHWQRVNVVAISPDGRTLVSGSDDKTIKIWDLPTGELVRTLRGHSDSIQAIAISPDGATLASASDDQTIKLWNMPTGSLRSTLRGHTSWVRSLAISPDGVSLASGSFDKTIKIWDLNKAVFIGTLGEDGETVTSIAFSPDGLTLASASRERTIKLWNLATKQKTGTLAENGETVTSIAFSPDNTTLVSGGRDTYGGKLPTIKLWNLATGKEMRTLVGHADTVTSVAISPDGQTLVSGSEDNRIMIWRSPQ; encoded by the coding sequence ATGATCTGCTGCTTAAATCCCGATTGCCCAAATCCCCTAAATCCTGACAACCAGAAGTTATGCCAAACTTGTAGCACTCCCTTGGTGCCACTTTTGCGAAATCGCTTCCGCGTCATTCGGGTGCTTTCCGATGAGGGGGGATTTGGCAGAACCTATTTATCTGAAGATACAGATAAACTGAATGAACGTTGTGTAATCAAGCAATTAGCGCCGAAGTTTCAAGGAACTTGGTCGCAAAACAAAGCTGTAGAGTTATTTGCCGAAGAAGCAAAGCGTCTACAAGAACTGGGAGAACATCCACAAATACCAACTCTTTTAGCTTATTTTGAGCAAGACAACTGTCTGTATTTGGTACAACAGTTTGTGAATGGGCAGAATTTGTTAAACGAGTTGCAACGGCGAAAAGTTTATCGCCCTGGGGAAATGCAAGCAATTTTGCTGCATTTATTGCCTGTGGTCAAGTTTATCCATGATCGTGGTGTGATTCACCGCGACATCAAACCAGAAAATATTATCCGACGACATGGTGATGGACGATTAAGCCTGATAGATTTTGGTTCCTCGAAGCAATTCACGGCCAGAGTACACAAGACAATCGGCACATCGATTGGTTCTCATGGTTATTCGCCATTGGAACAAATTAGAGACGGTAAGGCTTACCCAGCTAGTGATTTGTTTGGTTTGGGGGCTACTTGCTTTCATTTACTAACTGGAATTTCCCCGTTTCAGTTATGGATGGAATATGGCTATGGCTGGGTGACTAATTGGCGACAATATTTGCGGAGTCCATTGAGTACTGAATTGGATTATGTTCTCGATAGGCTATTGAAAAAAGATATCCAGCAGCGTTACCAATCAGCAGATGAAGTCATTAGAGACTTGACCCCAAAACAACCATTAGCACTACCGCCAGCCAGTAAGTCTTTTGGAAAACTACCAGTAACTCAGATTTCATCTTTACCAGTCAAATATACCTTACTGAAAAATCTAGTGTTGGTAAGTGCTTTAATTCTCTTGTTTGGCATCGACGATTCTTGGTATCAGCAATATCGCCGTGTCCAGACTGTTTTATTGTCTGAGCTGAGTCAACATCAGAAGATTCCAGGTGGCTCTGTTGCTAATCAGTCGCCAAGTTTGACTTTAAAGAATATTTCTTTGGCTAAAACTCTGCAAGGTCATGAACATTTGGTTTTATCTGTGGCTATTAGTCCCGATAGCCAGATTTTGGCTAGCAGTGGCGATGATCGCCTGATTAAAGTTTGGAATCTGGCTACAGGAAAGGAAATTGCGACTCTCAAAAGCCATTGGCAAAGGGTAAATGTGGTGGCTATCAGCCCAGATGGACGCACTTTGGTGAGTGGTAGTGATGATAAAACTATCAAAATCTGGGATCTGCCAACTGGTGAGTTAGTTCGCACGCTGAGGGGACATTCCGATTCAATTCAGGCGATCGCTATCAGCCCAGATGGTGCTACTCTGGCTAGTGCTAGCGATGATCAGACGATTAAACTGTGGAATATGCCTACGGGAAGCTTAAGAAGTACACTCAGAGGGCATACATCGTGGGTGCGTTCTCTGGCTATTAGCCCGGATGGTGTAAGTCTTGCTAGTGGTAGTTTTGACAAGACTATTAAAATTTGGGATCTGAACAAAGCTGTTTTTATCGGCACACTGGGGGAAGATGGGGAAACGGTGACATCTATTGCTTTTAGTCCAGATGGTCTAACTCTGGCTAGTGCTAGCCGCGAGCGCACGATTAAACTGTGGAATTTAGCGACAAAACAGAAAACTGGCACATTAGCAGAAAATGGGGAAACGGTGACATCTATTGCTTTTAGTCCAGATAATACGACTCTTGTGAGTGGTGGTCGCGATACCTACGGCGGCAAGCTACCCACAATTAAACTTTGGAATTTAGCCACAGGTAAGGAAATGCGTACACTTGTGGGACACGCCGATACTGTCACTTCAGTGGCTATCAGCCCCGATGGTCAAACCCTTGTCAGTGGTAGTGAGGACAACAGGATCATGATTTGGCGATCGCCTCAATAA